The Streptomonospora litoralis genome window below encodes:
- a CDS encoding aminotransferase-like domain-containing protein, translating to MVQDPRESQRRPSAQGSRIDPYVGSYAARAQGMVASEVRALFAVASRPEVVSLAGGMPNVGALPMDDIGRIVWQVVAEQGSTALQYGSAQGDPVLREHICEVMGEEGIDAAADDVIVTVGSQQALDLVTRVFVDPGDVVLCEAPTYVTAINTFAAFQADVRHVEMDDDGVVPEALDESLRRMAAEGRRVKFFYTIPNFHNPAGVTLSAERRTRVLEICRRHGLLVLEDNPYGLLRYDGEAVPPLRSQAPDNVIYLGSFSKTLSPGFRIGWALAPAAVRAKLVLAAESAMLSHSTFNQMVVRRYLTAHAWREQIKNFNEMYRERRDAMLGALDALMPAGTTWTRPDGGFFVWVTLPEGLDAKAMLPRAVNERVAYVPGTGFYASDEGRRNMRLSFCYPTSDQIREGVRRLVGVIEGETELRDTFGGASTPAAAGDDSPFPDLP from the coding sequence ATCGTGCAGGATCCCCGGGAATCCCAACGGCGGCCCTCGGCCCAGGGCTCGCGCATCGACCCCTATGTCGGCAGCTACGCGGCACGGGCCCAGGGCATGGTGGCTTCAGAGGTCCGTGCGCTGTTCGCCGTCGCATCGCGGCCCGAGGTCGTCTCGCTGGCCGGCGGCATGCCCAACGTCGGCGCGCTGCCCATGGACGACATCGGCCGCATCGTCTGGCAGGTGGTCGCCGAACAGGGCAGCACCGCCCTGCAGTACGGCTCCGCCCAGGGCGACCCGGTGCTGCGCGAGCACATCTGCGAGGTCATGGGCGAGGAGGGGATCGACGCCGCCGCCGACGACGTGATCGTCACGGTCGGCTCCCAGCAGGCGCTCGACCTGGTCACCCGGGTCTTCGTCGACCCCGGCGACGTGGTGCTGTGCGAGGCCCCCACCTACGTCACCGCCATCAACACCTTCGCCGCTTTCCAGGCCGACGTCCGCCACGTCGAGATGGACGACGACGGCGTCGTGCCCGAGGCCCTGGACGAATCGCTGCGGCGCATGGCCGCCGAGGGCCGCCGGGTGAAGTTCTTCTACACCATCCCGAACTTCCACAACCCCGCCGGCGTGACGCTCTCGGCCGAGCGCCGCACCCGCGTGCTGGAGATCTGCCGCCGGCACGGCCTGCTGGTGCTGGAGGACAACCCCTACGGCCTCCTTCGCTACGACGGCGAGGCCGTGCCGCCGCTGCGTTCGCAGGCCCCCGACAACGTCATCTACCTCGGCTCGTTCTCCAAGACGCTGTCGCCGGGCTTCCGCATCGGCTGGGCGCTCGCGCCCGCGGCGGTGCGCGCCAAGCTGGTGCTGGCCGCCGAGTCGGCCATGCTGAGCCATTCCACTTTCAACCAGATGGTGGTGCGGCGCTACCTCACCGCCCACGCCTGGCGGGAGCAGATCAAGAACTTCAACGAGATGTACCGGGAGCGCCGCGACGCCATGCTCGGCGCCCTGGACGCACTGATGCCGGCCGGCACCACCTGGACCCGTCCCGACGGCGGCTTCTTCGTGTGGGTGACGCTGCCCGAGGGCTTGGACGCCAAGGCCATGCTGCCCCGCGCGGTCAACGAGCGGGTGGCCTACGTGCCCGGCACCGGCTTCTACGCCTCCGACGAGGGCCGCCGGAACATGCGGCTGTCGTTCTGCTATCCCACGAGCGACCAGATCCGCGAGGGGGTGCGCCGGCTGGTCGGCGTGATCGAGGGCGAGACCGAGCTGCGTGATACCTTCGGCGGCGCGTCCACCCCCGCCGCGGCGGGCGACGACTCCCCCTTCCCCGACCTTCCCTGA
- a CDS encoding D-alanine--D-alanine ligase family protein encodes MADLDRVLVLAGGMSPEHEVSVRSGRRVAESLRRLGVEAQTADIDADLLDRLAGDPPQVVFPVLHGASGEDGATAEILQLSGVPYVGAPPEACRSAFAKPAAKALVARQGVAVPRGVTLPKSAFHDLGAPALLQRVVDRLGLPLFVKPDQGGSAFGAAPVDSMEALSAAMVSCFAYGDRAMIEERIEGTEIAVGVLDLGEGPFDLPPVEIVPDGGVYDYAARYTPGRTEFFSPARLGGETARAAAEAALTAHRALGLRDYSRTDLIVDADGGVRFLEVNVAPGLTETSTFPLAVEAAELDFGRVCRDLAFNAWNRGRTG; translated from the coding sequence GTGGCCGATCTCGACCGGGTGCTCGTACTGGCGGGCGGCATGTCTCCCGAGCACGAGGTCAGCGTGCGTTCGGGGCGGCGCGTCGCCGAGTCTCTGCGCCGCCTGGGCGTGGAGGCCCAGACGGCCGACATCGACGCCGACCTGCTGGACCGGCTCGCCGGCGACCCGCCGCAGGTGGTCTTCCCGGTGCTGCACGGCGCCTCCGGCGAGGACGGCGCCACCGCCGAGATCCTGCAGCTGAGCGGGGTGCCCTACGTCGGCGCGCCGCCCGAGGCGTGCCGCAGCGCCTTCGCCAAGCCCGCGGCCAAGGCACTGGTCGCCCGGCAGGGCGTCGCGGTGCCGCGCGGTGTCACCCTGCCGAAGTCGGCTTTCCACGACCTGGGCGCGCCGGCGCTGCTGCAGCGCGTGGTGGACCGCCTCGGCCTGCCCCTGTTCGTCAAGCCCGACCAGGGCGGGTCGGCGTTCGGGGCCGCTCCGGTCGACTCCATGGAGGCGCTGTCGGCGGCCATGGTCAGCTGCTTCGCCTACGGCGACCGGGCGATGATCGAGGAGCGGATCGAAGGCACCGAGATCGCCGTGGGCGTTCTCGACCTGGGCGAGGGCCCCTTCGACTTGCCGCCGGTGGAGATCGTGCCCGACGGAGGCGTCTACGACTACGCGGCGCGCTACACCCCCGGCCGCACGGAGTTCTTCAGCCCGGCCCGGCTGGGCGGGGAGACCGCCCGGGCCGCCGCCGAGGCCGCGCTGACCGCCCACCGCGCCCTGGGGCTGCGCGACTACTCCCGCACCGACCTCATCGTCGACGCCGACGGCGGCGTGCGCTTCCTGGAGGTCAACGTCGCGCCGGGGCTGACCGAGACCTCCACGTTCCCCCTCGCGGTCGAGGCGGCCGAACTGGACTTCGGCCGGGTCTGCCGCGACCTCGCCTTCAACGCCTGGAACCGCGGACGCACGGGCTGA
- a CDS encoding TerC family protein, which produces MDIAPWVWGVTIAVLLGVIALDFVIIARRPHEPSMREAAAWISVYVSLAIVFGIGLTFFTDGQAVDFFTGWIVEYSMSMDNLFVFILILGSFAVPREHRQRVLLVGIALALVFRGLFIAAGAAAVNAFAGVFYLFGAFLLYTAWKLISSGDEDEEYQENAMVRMVRRVLPTSDTYDGARLVTRVDGKRFVTPMLMVMIAVGMTDILFALDSIPAIFGITQEPYLVFTANAFALMGLRQLYFLIGGLLDKLVYLSHGLAVILGFIGVKLILHAVHETTDLHVPEIPTVLSLVVIVVTLAATTVLSLLKSRRDARAAAEAASGDGPSAAGESRGDDDDRDERVSV; this is translated from the coding sequence TTGGATATCGCACCTTGGGTCTGGGGCGTGACGATCGCCGTCCTGCTCGGCGTCATCGCTCTCGACTTCGTCATCATCGCCCGCAGGCCCCACGAACCGTCGATGCGCGAGGCGGCCGCCTGGATCTCCGTTTACGTCTCGCTGGCGATCGTCTTCGGGATCGGTCTCACCTTCTTCACCGACGGCCAGGCCGTGGACTTCTTCACCGGGTGGATCGTCGAGTACTCGATGAGCATGGACAACCTGTTCGTGTTCATCCTCATCCTCGGCTCCTTCGCCGTCCCGCGGGAGCACCGGCAGCGGGTGCTGCTGGTGGGCATCGCCCTGGCCCTGGTCTTCCGGGGTCTGTTCATCGCCGCCGGAGCGGCGGCGGTCAACGCCTTCGCCGGCGTCTTCTACCTGTTCGGCGCCTTTCTCCTCTACACCGCGTGGAAGCTGATCAGCAGCGGCGACGAGGACGAGGAGTACCAGGAGAACGCCATGGTCAGGATGGTGCGGCGGGTGCTGCCCACCTCCGACACCTACGACGGCGCCCGTCTGGTCACCCGCGTCGACGGAAAACGCTTCGTCACCCCCATGCTGATGGTGATGATCGCCGTCGGCATGACCGACATCCTCTTCGCCCTGGACTCCATTCCCGCCATCTTCGGCATCACCCAGGAGCCCTACCTCGTCTTCACCGCCAACGCCTTCGCGCTGATGGGCCTGCGCCAGCTCTACTTCCTCATCGGAGGGCTGCTGGACAAGCTGGTCTACCTCAGCCACGGCCTGGCGGTGATCCTCGGGTTCATCGGGGTGAAGCTGATCCTGCACGCCGTCCACGAGACCACCGACCTGCACGTGCCCGAGATCCCCACGGTGCTCTCGCTGGTCGTCATCGTGGTCACGCTGGCCGCCACCACCGTGCTGAGCCTGCTCAAGTCCCGGCGCGACGCGCGCGCGGCGGCCGAAGCGGCGAGCGGCGACGGCCCCTCTGCCGCCGGCGAATCGCGCGGCGACGACGACGATCGGGACGAGCGGGTATCGGTCTGA
- a CDS encoding Nramp family divalent metal transporter, translated as MDSSDINSDRPLGRDDATGTDTPDARVPAQRGPAASESGEAEARPAEAPESAQEERYWKAGRLEAMPIRPLPKAPPSIHILGPTVFLVALGVGMGESYMWPRLVLIFGPEIRWLFLVGVSLQAVVMLEMSRYAMATGESIFMGAARVFKPLMWFFFVTAMLVYIWPGHLSAGASAFQQVTGIPWQATAVAGMLLVGVVFTMAKVIYNLLENVLSICIGLLVVGTSVVAALVGNLSDLSSTITGMFAFGYMPDEALTAAWFPVIVGSIAFAGPSGMQQMWYTLHLRDKGAGMGHHIPRIRGLRHADEQESMPSRGFMFDTSDPAEMSKWKGWRRWVTFDAFVLFWGITMLVTISFTVLAQASARLDPNVATVLRDGQQSAALDAMASSFSAAGSPVFGTVFFLFISLIGLNATLGLFDSFSRGQADMTYFFIPGARRFSMSKLYAFFLWGVIAFGIGVLLFGPADGPAAILDTLAFLSTFAMGAYCVTLLLVNNLRLPKPIRPGIVSNVLIAGAAVFYLGMLFYSLFAFGVVVS; from the coding sequence ATGGACTCCTCAGACATCAACTCCGACCGGCCGCTGGGACGTGATGACGCCACCGGCACCGACACGCCCGACGCCAGAGTGCCCGCTCAGCGCGGCCCCGCCGCGTCCGAATCCGGCGAGGCCGAGGCCCGCCCCGCCGAGGCCCCCGAGTCCGCACAAGAAGAGCGCTACTGGAAAGCGGGGCGGCTGGAGGCCATGCCGATCCGCCCCCTGCCCAAGGCGCCGCCCTCCATCCACATCCTGGGCCCGACGGTCTTCCTCGTCGCCCTCGGCGTGGGTATGGGCGAGTCCTACATGTGGCCGCGGCTGGTCCTGATCTTCGGACCGGAGATCCGCTGGCTGTTCCTCGTCGGCGTCTCCCTGCAGGCCGTGGTCATGCTGGAGATGTCGCGCTACGCGATGGCCACCGGCGAGAGCATCTTCATGGGCGCCGCCCGGGTGTTCAAACCGCTGATGTGGTTCTTCTTCGTCACAGCCATGCTCGTCTACATATGGCCGGGCCACCTGTCGGCGGGCGCATCGGCGTTCCAGCAGGTGACCGGAATACCCTGGCAGGCAACGGCGGTCGCCGGCATGCTGCTGGTGGGCGTCGTGTTCACGATGGCCAAGGTCATCTACAACCTGCTGGAGAACGTCCTCTCCATCTGCATCGGCCTGCTGGTCGTGGGCACCTCCGTAGTGGCCGCCCTGGTCGGCAACCTCTCCGACCTCTCCAGCACCATCACCGGCATGTTCGCCTTCGGCTACATGCCCGACGAGGCGCTGACCGCCGCGTGGTTCCCCGTCATCGTCGGCTCCATCGCCTTCGCCGGCCCCTCCGGCATGCAGCAGATGTGGTACACCCTGCACCTGCGCGACAAGGGCGCCGGAATGGGCCACCACATCCCCCGCATCCGCGGCCTGCGCCACGCCGACGAGCAGGAGAGCATGCCCAGCCGCGGCTTCATGTTCGACACCTCCGACCCCGCGGAGATGAGCAAGTGGAAGGGCTGGCGCAGGTGGGTCACCTTCGACGCCTTCGTGCTCTTCTGGGGCATCACGATGCTGGTGACCATCTCCTTCACCGTCCTGGCCCAGGCATCGGCGCGCCTGGACCCGAACGTGGCCACCGTCCTGCGCGACGGTCAGCAGTCCGCCGCCCTGGACGCCATGGCCTCCTCCTTCTCGGCTGCCGGCTCCCCCGTCTTCGGCACCGTGTTCTTCCTGTTCATCTCGCTGATCGGCCTCAACGCCACCCTTGGCCTGTTCGACTCCTTCTCCCGCGGCCAGGCCGACATGACCTACTTCTTCATCCCCGGCGCCCGCCGGTTCAGCATGTCCAAGCTCTACGCGTTCTTCCTGTGGGGCGTCATCGCCTTCGGCATCGGCGTGCTGCTGTTCGGGCCCGCCGACGGCCCGGCGGCGATCCTGGACACGCTGGCGTTCCTGTCGACGTTCGCCATGGGCGCCTACTGCGTCACCCTCCTGCTGGTGAACAACCTCCGACTGCCCAAGCCCATCCGACCCGGCATCGTCTCCAACGTGCTGATCGCCGGGGCCGCGGTGTTCTACCTCGGCATGCTGTTCTACTCGCTGTTCGCCTTCGGGGTGGTGGTGAGCTGA